In a single window of the Natator depressus isolate rNatDep1 chromosome 24, rNatDep2.hap1, whole genome shotgun sequence genome:
- the LOC141977553 gene encoding putative G-protein coupled receptor 33, whose amino-acid sequence MDRGNMTLSPVTWTNSSQPPASMKSTNLAIAVLLFATLLVGVVGNGLYLWVLGLKMRRTVTTLWFLHLVSCSLLFTLILPFFTVHVLLGFHWVFGMVMCKVLSACTHLGMFSSVFLLALISLDRYTLTCHPVWSRRHRTMSWGRKMVLGVWLASFTLSAPYLAFQETWEKEGGKVICTTYYILSRDQDRAETQAWRIHMYVVLFVVRFLLGFLLPFCIIAGCYGRMGLEMKEKGLARSRKPFKVMVAAVVSFFCGWLPYHLYQSLTLIRDVPQSLTDAFLLVSIIMFCFNVCFTPVLYLFVGQTFHQVLKTSLFAQVKAAFHEDLDSDVSGPDSRGRTGEKLTAWK is encoded by the coding sequence ATGGACCGAGGCAACATGACCCTCTCACCCGTAACCTGGACAAACTCCAGCCAGCCTCCAGCATCCATGAAGAGCACTAACCTGGCCATTGCTGTGTTGCTCTTTGCCACCTTGCTAGTGGGTGTGGTGGGGAATGGGCTGTACCTGTGGgtgctggggctgaagatgagGAGGACAGTGACCACGCTCTGGTTCCTCCACTTGGTCTCCTGTTCTCTCCTCTTTACCCTGATTCTCCCTTTCTTCACTGTCCATGTTCTCCTTGGTTTCCACTGGGTCTTCGGCATGGTCATGTGCAAGGTCCTCAGTGCCTGCACCCACCTGGGCATGTTCTCCTCTGTCTTCCTCCTTGCCCTCATCAGCCTGGACCGCTACACCCTCACCTGCCACCCAGTCTGGTCCCGGCGTCACCGCACCATGTCCTGGGGCAGGAAGATGgtcctgggtgtgtggctggccTCCTTCACCCTTAGTGCTCCCTACCTGGCTTTCcaggagacctgggagaaggagGGGGGCAAGGTCATTTGCACCACTTATTACATCCTCTCCAGAGACCAGGACAGAGCTGAGACACAGGCCTGGAGGATACACATGTATGTTGTGCTGTTCGTGGTCCGGTTCCTGCTGGGCTTTCTGCTGCCCTTCTGCATCATCGCCGGATGCTACGGCCGGATGGGGCTGGAGATGAAGGAGAAGGGGCTGGCACGGAGCAGGAAGCCCTTCAAAGTCATGGTGGCTGCGGTGGTGTCCTTCTTCTGTGGCTGGCTGCCTTACCACCTCTACCAGAGCTTGACGCTCATCAGGGATGTGCCACAGTCATTGACTGATGCCTTCCTGCTTGTTAGCATCATCATGTTCTGCTTCAACGTCTGCTTCACTCCAGTCCTCTACCTCTTTGTGGGGCAGACGTTCCATCAGGTGCTCAAGACGTCCCTCTTCGCTCAGGTCAAAGCGGCTTTTCATGAGGATCTCGACAGTGATGTGTCTGGACCAGATTCTAGAGGGAGAACAGGCGAGAAGCTAACTGCATGGAAGTAG